From a single Nitrogeniibacter mangrovi genomic region:
- a CDS encoding cupredoxin domain-containing protein, with the protein MTLNRALCLTLACLALGAPVAARADLPTFEIVAQNGRFSPETVEVPANTRFRVRIVNRNAGPEEFETATPFRELVLAPGVTRTTVYPPLKPGTYPFFGEFHKATAKGRFIAK; encoded by the coding sequence ATGACCCTGAATCGAGCCCTCTGTCTGACCCTGGCCTGTCTTGCCCTGGGCGCGCCCGTCGCGGCCCGGGCCGACCTGCCGACCTTCGAGATCGTGGCGCAGAACGGCCGCTTCAGCCCCGAAACCGTCGAGGTGCCGGCCAACACCCGCTTCCGCGTGCGCATCGTCAATCGCAACGCCGGGCCGGAGGAATTCGAGACCGCCACCCCGTTCCGCGAGCTGGTGCTCGCCCCGGGCGTGACCCGCACCACCGTGTACCCGCCGCTCAAGCCGGGCACCTATCCCTTCTTCGGTGAATTCCACAAGGCAACCGCCAAGGGCCGCTTCATCGCCAAGTAA
- a CDS encoding FTR1 family iron permease yields the protein MGNALFIVWRESVEAILVVSILYAWIRARGDATVTLKHLWAGVAGGVGLAAVLAVVMLGVQSQLAGNALEAFQAGIVFIAAILITQMVLWMRKHGRHMKRELEAGMARASSTGGVAAAVVAAIAVGREGAETVLFLYGLGLEQSGGALVQMFIGAGLGFALAVATAWLIQRGSRILPSRTFFRITEIVLFMLAAALLVSGAERLINMGWLPPLYEPLWDTSALLSEGSTLGNIAAAFAGYRSQPSLMAALVWFGYWAVVLVLTRRAVAMPAASTQGAR from the coding sequence ATGGGCAACGCACTCTTCATTGTCTGGCGCGAAAGCGTCGAAGCCATCCTGGTCGTCAGTATTCTCTATGCCTGGATCCGCGCGCGCGGTGACGCCACCGTGACCCTCAAGCACCTGTGGGCGGGCGTCGCCGGCGGGGTGGGGCTGGCCGCCGTGCTGGCGGTGGTGATGCTCGGCGTGCAAAGCCAGCTCGCCGGCAACGCGCTCGAAGCCTTTCAGGCCGGGATCGTCTTCATCGCCGCCATCCTGATCACCCAGATGGTGCTGTGGATGCGCAAGCACGGGCGCCACATGAAGCGCGAGCTCGAGGCGGGCATGGCCCGGGCCTCGTCCACCGGCGGCGTGGCCGCCGCGGTGGTGGCGGCGATCGCGGTGGGGCGCGAAGGGGCCGAGACGGTCCTGTTCCTGTATGGCCTCGGACTTGAGCAGAGCGGCGGCGCGCTGGTGCAGATGTTCATCGGCGCCGGGCTCGGCTTCGCGCTCGCGGTGGCAACGGCCTGGCTGATCCAGCGTGGCTCGCGCATCCTGCCCAGCCGCACCTTCTTCCGCATCACCGAGATCGTGCTGTTCATGCTCGCCGCGGCGCTGCTGGTCTCCGGCGCCGAGCGCCTGATCAACATGGGCTGGCTGCCGCCGCTCTACGAGCCGCTGTGGGATACCTCCGCGCTGCTCAGCGAAGGCAGCACCCTGGGCAACATCGCCGCCGCCTTCGCCGGCTATCGCTCCCAGCCTTCGCTGATGGCGGCGCTGGTGTGGTTCGGCTACTGGGCCGTGGTCCTGGTGCTGACGCGGCGTGCCGTGGCCATGCCTGCCGCATCCACCCAGGGCGCGCGATGA
- a CDS encoding 4Fe-4S binding protein, whose product MNTRAHALNFVPAGAPPGRGRLAIVGAWMRRYRGVIVGIQWGVLAAYLVLVAVPAFLPLPERAAHIWDDLTLFAQFVFWGIWWPFVLVSMMLLGRVWCGVLCPEGFATEQVSRFGLGRPVPRWIKWGGWPFVAFLGTTIYGQLVSVYQYPKAVLLVLGGSTVAAIAIGLVYGREKRIWCRHLCPVNGVFGLLARLAPVHFRSDRGAWEAHGRAAVEPVNCAPLLDLRRMDSASACHMCGRCSGHRGAIALEARVPGSEVLRMTENDTSRWEVRLLVFGLIGAAIGAFQWSASPWFVQAKLAVAGYLVEHDSFALLGDNAPWWLLTHYPQANDVFTWLDGLMIVGYIGAAAVLIGGWISLWLRAAARVTRGAASDLRLAYALIPLGGVGVFLGLSALTVTLLGAEGVLIPHLGAIRGALLAVASLASVALAARMLAALGRWRRLAALGLFALAAAGAVLPWVLMYYVW is encoded by the coding sequence ATGAACACCCGCGCCCACGCCCTCAACTTCGTGCCCGCGGGCGCACCGCCCGGTCGCGGCCGGCTGGCGATCGTCGGCGCATGGATGCGTCGCTACCGCGGCGTGATCGTCGGCATCCAGTGGGGGGTGCTGGCGGCCTATCTGGTGCTGGTCGCGGTGCCCGCCTTCCTGCCGCTGCCGGAACGCGCGGCCCATATCTGGGACGACCTGACCCTGTTCGCCCAGTTCGTGTTCTGGGGCATCTGGTGGCCTTTCGTGCTGGTGTCGATGATGCTTCTGGGGCGGGTGTGGTGCGGCGTGCTCTGTCCCGAAGGCTTTGCCACCGAGCAGGTGAGCCGCTTCGGCCTCGGGCGGCCGGTCCCGCGTTGGATCAAGTGGGGCGGCTGGCCCTTCGTCGCCTTTCTCGGCACCACCATCTACGGTCAGCTGGTGAGCGTCTACCAGTATCCCAAGGCGGTGCTGCTGGTGCTGGGCGGCTCCACCGTGGCGGCGATCGCCATCGGTCTGGTGTACGGCCGCGAGAAGCGCATCTGGTGCCGGCACCTGTGTCCGGTCAATGGCGTGTTCGGTCTGCTGGCGCGTCTGGCGCCGGTGCATTTCCGTTCCGACCGCGGCGCCTGGGAGGCCCACGGCCGTGCCGCCGTCGAGCCGGTCAACTGCGCCCCCTTGCTCGATCTGCGTCGCATGGACAGCGCCTCGGCCTGTCACATGTGTGGCCGCTGCAGCGGCCATCGTGGGGCCATTGCGCTCGAAGCGCGGGTACCGGGCAGCGAGGTGTTGCGGATGACGGAAAACGACACCAGCCGCTGGGAGGTGCGCCTGCTGGTGTTCGGCCTCATCGGCGCGGCGATCGGTGCCTTCCAGTGGTCCGCCTCGCCCTGGTTCGTCCAGGCCAAGCTGGCGGTGGCCGGGTATCTGGTGGAGCACGACAGCTTCGCCCTGCTCGGCGACAACGCGCCCTGGTGGCTGCTGACCCACTATCCGCAGGCCAACGACGTGTTCACCTGGCTCGACGGCCTGATGATCGTGGGCTACATCGGTGCGGCGGCCGTGCTCATCGGCGGCTGGATCAGTCTGTGGCTGCGTGCCGCGGCGCGGGTCACGCGTGGCGCGGCAAGCGATCTGAGGCTGGCCTACGCGCTGATTCCGCTCGGCGGCGTGGGCGTGTTTCTGGGGCTGTCGGCCCTGACCGTGACCCTGCTGGGCGCCGAGGGGGTGCTGATTCCCCATCTGGGGGCCATTCGCGGCGCCCTGCTCGCCGTTGCCAGCCTGGCGTCGGTGGCACTGGCCGCGCGCATGCTGGCCGCGCTGGGCAGATGGCGTCGCCTCGCGGCGCTGGGCCTGTTTGCCCTCGCGGCCGCTGGCGCGGTGCTGCCCTGGGTGCTGATGTACTACGTGTGGTGA
- a CDS encoding Yip1 family protein, whose translation MTLTDLPRMLFSETEGWRDIQRMHPGVTKMLLAVVGPLSLLPPLMYAYANMAHPGAIFPRLEPALSTNEALLVGGIFFLVEVAMVFMMADLIRQFANAKSLQPDYAQCFALAAIAPVPLWLTSVMLFIPSLWFNVIMLAAAWIGTAALIRHGVRSLLEVDDGELAHRIGNRITFAGVIAWLALMIMMALVVSIMLGWR comes from the coding sequence ATGACACTCACGGATCTGCCTCGCATGCTGTTTTCGGAAACCGAAGGCTGGCGCGACATCCAGCGCATGCATCCGGGCGTCACCAAGATGCTGCTGGCCGTCGTCGGCCCGCTCTCGCTGTTGCCGCCGCTCATGTACGCCTATGCGAACATGGCCCATCCGGGCGCCATCTTCCCGCGCCTAGAACCGGCGCTGAGCACCAACGAGGCGCTGCTGGTGGGCGGCATCTTCTTCCTCGTCGAAGTGGCCATGGTGTTCATGATGGCCGATCTGATCCGTCAGTTCGCCAACGCCAAGTCGCTCCAGCCCGACTACGCCCAGTGCTTCGCCCTGGCCGCGATCGCCCCGGTGCCGCTGTGGCTCACCTCGGTGATGCTGTTCATCCCCAGCCTGTGGTTCAACGTCATCATGCTCGCCGCGGCCTGGATCGGCACCGCCGCCCTCATCCGCCACGGGGTGCGCAGCCTGCTCGAGGTCGACGACGGGGAGCTGGCCCACCGCATCGGCAACCGGATCACCTTCGCCGGCGTGATCGCCTGGCTGGCGCTGATGATCATGATGGCGCTGGTGGTGAGCATCATGCTCGGCTGGCGCTGA
- a CDS encoding cysteine hydrolase family protein, translating into MTKPTTLRNVAGLPDTPPRLADCALVMVDCQQTYREGIMQLDGVEPALNAAAALLGRAREAGCPIFHIQHDAGPGSPYDIRARIGAIAEPVAPVTGEAVITKHLPNAFVGTDLERQIAATGRTDVIVVGFMTHMCINSTARGAFNLGLQPVVVANATATRDLPGADGHVVPAAALQQASLAALGDLFARVLPSADALAV; encoded by the coding sequence ATGACCAAGCCCACGACGCTTCGCAACGTTGCCGGCCTGCCCGACACCCCGCCCCGCCTGGCCGACTGCGCCCTCGTCATGGTGGACTGCCAGCAGACCTACCGCGAAGGCATCATGCAGCTGGACGGCGTCGAGCCCGCCCTGAACGCCGCCGCCGCGCTGCTTGGCCGTGCCCGCGAAGCCGGCTGCCCGATCTTTCACATCCAGCACGACGCCGGACCGGGCAGCCCCTACGACATCCGCGCCCGGATCGGCGCCATCGCCGAGCCGGTCGCACCGGTCACCGGCGAGGCGGTCATCACCAAACACCTGCCCAACGCATTCGTGGGCACCGACCTGGAACGCCAGATCGCGGCGACCGGCCGCACCGACGTGATCGTGGTCGGCTTCATGACCCACATGTGCATCAACTCCACCGCCCGCGGTGCCTTCAATCTGGGCCTGCAGCCGGTGGTGGTCGCCAATGCCACCGCCACCCGCGATCTGCCCGGCGCGGACGGCCACGTCGTGCCCGCCGCCGCCCTGCAGCAGGCCAGCCTCGCGGCGCTGGGCGACCTGTTCGCCCGGGTGCTGCCCAGCGCCGACGCACTGGCGGTCTGA
- a CDS encoding LysR family transcriptional regulator codes for MDMSAARSGKNADRFDWDEVRFVLAIARAGTMSAAGGVLEVDQTTVSRRLKTLERRLGTQLFERDRGRMRPTGPGVRVIEHGERIEREMAALCHVVDDADTRVRGVTRITAVDTLITHYLARLVAPARAAFPTLSIELVAGNHNLDLARREADIALRLARPASGDLVIRRLGELGLGVYGAAGRSPSAWPFEAGCDWLAYDRDMMGLPEMVWLAERIDPARIVFRSNGIDALARAAADGLGLTVLPHIAAQAHDGLVRLPVAVPSRDVWMVVARGQRELPRVRSLADWLAARFAADAVWLRGGAAG; via the coding sequence ATGGATATGTCTGCAGCCCGGTCCGGCAAAAATGCAGATCGCTTCGACTGGGACGAGGTGCGCTTCGTGCTCGCAATTGCCCGCGCCGGCACCATGAGCGCCGCCGGCGGCGTGCTCGAAGTGGATCAGACCACGGTGTCGCGCCGGCTGAAGACGCTCGAGCGGCGCCTGGGCACCCAGCTGTTCGAGCGCGATCGCGGCCGCATGCGACCCACCGGGCCCGGCGTGCGGGTCATCGAACACGGCGAGCGCATCGAGCGCGAGATGGCGGCCCTGTGCCATGTGGTGGACGATGCCGACACCCGGGTCCGGGGCGTGACCCGCATCACCGCGGTCGACACCCTGATCACCCACTACCTGGCCCGCCTCGTCGCGCCCGCGCGGGCCGCGTTCCCGACCCTGTCCATCGAGCTGGTGGCCGGCAACCACAACCTCGATCTGGCGCGCCGCGAGGCCGACATCGCCCTGCGCCTGGCCCGGCCGGCCAGCGGCGATCTGGTCATCCGTCGGCTCGGCGAGCTCGGCCTCGGCGTCTATGGCGCCGCCGGGCGCAGCCCCTCGGCCTGGCCCTTCGAGGCCGGGTGCGACTGGCTCGCCTACGACCGCGACATGATGGGGCTGCCGGAGATGGTGTGGCTGGCCGAGCGCATCGACCCCGCGCGCATCGTCTTTCGCAGCAACGGCATCGACGCCCTGGCGCGGGCCGCCGCCGACGGCCTCGGCCTGACCGTGCTGCCGCACATCGCCGCCCAGGCACACGACGGCCTGGTGCGTTTGCCGGTGGCGGTGCCGAGCCGCGACGTGTGGATGGTGGTCGCGCGTGGGCAGCGCGAGCTGCCCCGGGTGCGTTCGCTGGCCGACTGGCTGGCGGCGCGTTTCGCCGCCGACGCGGTGTGGCTGCGGGGCGGGGCCGCGGGGTGA
- a CDS encoding PEP-CTERM sorting domain-containing protein produces MKNTIKSALLAACLLTSAAAMAAPSLVYSGSDVVGVTALDVGGSFYDVTWQEGSFDAVIGANPFTFDGDAAGAMSAANALIAFFNSVGVVPTDLGNGLACVDVNSDCDIVVPYSDAVDAYNADWDQSSNQTWVLQPQTWAPTFDNNLVAIAMFSESLGGGGNNVPEPASLALLGLGLIGLAATRKRR; encoded by the coding sequence ATGAAAAACACCATCAAGTCCGCTCTTCTGGCCGCATGCCTCCTGACCTCCGCGGCCGCCATGGCCGCGCCTTCGCTGGTCTACAGCGGTAGCGATGTGGTGGGTGTGACCGCCCTTGACGTCGGCGGCAGCTTCTACGACGTGACCTGGCAGGAGGGTTCGTTCGACGCCGTGATCGGTGCCAACCCCTTCACCTTCGACGGTGATGCGGCGGGCGCCATGTCGGCTGCCAATGCCCTGATCGCCTTCTTCAACAGCGTGGGTGTGGTTCCGACCGACCTGGGCAACGGGCTGGCCTGCGTGGATGTCAACAGCGACTGCGACATCGTCGTCCCCTACAGCGACGCGGTCGATGCCTACAACGCCGACTGGGACCAGTCGTCGAACCAGACCTGGGTACTGCAGCCGCAGACCTGGGCGCCTACCTTCGACAACAATCTGGTGGCCATCGCCATGTTCAGCGAGTCGTTGGGCGGCGGCGGCAACAATGTGCCCGAGCCGGCATCGCTGGCCCTGCTCGGCCTTGGTCTGATCGGCCTGGCGGCGACGCGCAAGCGCCGCTGA
- a CDS encoding YceI family protein, whose amino-acid sequence MADTPVWRCGRWVASLLVLAVAACGVSPEMRVAPEPPSRPLASAPADAARYAVDAARTRIRFIVRRAGTLARLGHNHVIIARQVTGVVALAPALRRSTVSLRLPVAGFEVDPPEARAALGEGFEPVPDAAVAGTRRNMLGERVLDATRYPAVRVDTVAVEPGPDAVHLTVRITLRGVSRDLRVPVDFVRQGDTLEARAQFEIRQTDFGMTPLAVLGGALQVADAVTVRLHLVAVRRP is encoded by the coding sequence ATGGCGGATACCCCCGTGTGGCGGTGTGGCCGCTGGGTTGCCTCTCTGCTGGTGCTTGCCGTGGCGGCCTGCGGCGTGTCGCCGGAGATGCGGGTTGCGCCCGAACCCCCGAGCCGCCCGCTGGCCTCGGCGCCGGCCGATGCGGCGCGCTATGCGGTCGACGCGGCGCGGACCCGAATCCGCTTCATCGTTCGCCGGGCGGGGACTCTCGCGCGGCTGGGCCACAACCATGTGATCATCGCGCGTCAGGTGACGGGCGTCGTCGCCCTGGCGCCGGCGCTGCGCCGGTCGACGGTGTCGCTGCGCCTGCCGGTGGCCGGTTTCGAGGTGGACCCGCCCGAGGCGCGCGCGGCGCTGGGCGAGGGCTTCGAGCCGGTGCCGGACGCGGCGGTGGCGGGGACCCGGCGCAACATGCTGGGCGAACGGGTGCTCGACGCGACGCGGTATCCGGCGGTGCGTGTAGACACCGTGGCGGTGGAACCGGGCCCGGATGCCGTGCACCTGACGGTGCGCATCACCCTGCGCGGGGTGTCGAGGGACCTGCGCGTGCCGGTGGACTTCGTCCGCCAGGGCGATACGCTGGAGGCCCGCGCCCAGTTCGAGATTCGCCAGACCGACTTCGGCATGACGCCCCTGGCGGTGCTCGGTGGCGCGTTGCAGGTGGCCGATGCGGTGACGGTGCGCCTGCATCTGGTGGCCGTTCGGCGCCCCTGA
- a CDS encoding class I SAM-dependent methyltransferase: MAGASVLTLASPFEIAPGTVLLHAPVDADVETLRRRLLAGDYPDPFVIDDGEHLTLYLGSIDLMQTVMSKAEPAALVPGYGPCMMAWLLFAPAARELALIGLGGGALAKFCHRHLPRTRMTAVETEPAMLAWRALFELPAEGDRFRVHIGDGAAFTAAHAGGIDVLMIDAFDTRGFAPQLARHGFVADAHAALARSGVLVANLAGPPVAYADFVAAVREVFDDQLLAVPVPEDGNHVLIAFKDPAMRPVWHRLHRQAAALAERHGLDLSAFVRQAERVGWRRVPASLRGC; this comes from the coding sequence ATGGCCGGCGCCTCCGTGCTGACCCTCGCCAGTCCTTTCGAGATCGCGCCCGGCACGGTGCTGCTGCACGCGCCGGTCGACGCCGATGTGGAGACGCTGCGCCGGCGGCTGCTGGCCGGCGACTATCCCGATCCGTTCGTGATCGACGACGGTGAGCACCTGACCCTCTATCTCGGCTCGATCGACCTCATGCAGACGGTGATGAGCAAGGCCGAGCCGGCCGCCCTGGTGCCGGGTTACGGGCCGTGCATGATGGCGTGGCTGCTGTTCGCCCCTGCCGCCCGCGAGCTCGCCCTGATCGGGCTGGGCGGCGGCGCGCTGGCGAAGTTCTGCCATCGCCACCTGCCGCGCACGCGGATGACGGCGGTCGAGACCGAGCCGGCCATGCTCGCCTGGCGGGCGCTGTTCGAACTGCCGGCGGAGGGGGATCGCTTCCGCGTCCACATCGGCGATGGCGCCGCGTTCACGGCGGCGCACGCCGGCGGCATCGACGTGCTCATGATCGATGCCTTCGATACCAGAGGTTTCGCGCCCCAACTGGCCCGCCATGGCTTCGTCGCCGATGCCCATGCCGCGCTGGCCCGTTCCGGCGTGCTGGTGGCGAACCTGGCCGGCCCGCCGGTCGCCTATGCGGACTTCGTCGCGGCGGTGCGTGAGGTGTTCGACGACCAGCTGCTGGCGGTGCCGGTGCCCGAGGACGGCAACCATGTGCTCATCGCCTTCAAGGACCCGGCCATGCGCCCGGTGTGGCATCGCCTGCACCGGCAGGCGGCGGCCCTGGCCGAGCGTCATGGGCTCGACCTGTCGGCCTTCGTACGCCAGGCCGAGCGGGTCGGCTGGCGCCGCGTGCCGGCGTCGTTGAGGGGGTGCTGA
- a CDS encoding MBL fold metallo-hydrolase: MNTPTIQSFFDPDTFTVTHVVSDPAAARAAIIDSVLDFDPKSGRTSYASADRVIGHVRAAGLTVDWLLETHAHADHLSAAPYLKQHLGGRIAIGAHIREVQGVFARIFNAPDISGTGAEFDQLFEDGERFPIGELEVEVMHTPGHTPACLTYVIGADAFVGDTLFMPDFGTARCDFPGGDAATLYRSIRKVLALPPETRLHLCHDYPPEGREARWVCTVAEQRAGNIHLHDGVSEADFVALRTARDATLEMPRLILPSVQVNVRAGNPPPPEANGVSYLKLPLNLL; encoded by the coding sequence ATGAACACCCCGACGATCCAGTCCTTCTTCGATCCGGACACCTTCACGGTGACCCATGTGGTCTCCGATCCGGCCGCTGCGCGCGCGGCCATCATCGACAGCGTGCTCGACTTCGATCCCAAGTCCGGCCGCACCAGCTACGCCAGCGCCGACCGGGTCATCGGCCATGTGCGCGCGGCCGGGCTGACGGTGGACTGGCTGCTCGAGACCCACGCCCATGCCGACCACCTGTCGGCGGCGCCCTACCTGAAGCAGCACCTGGGCGGTCGCATCGCCATCGGCGCCCATATCCGCGAGGTGCAGGGCGTGTTCGCCAGAATCTTCAACGCGCCGGACATCAGCGGCACCGGCGCCGAGTTCGACCAGTTGTTCGAGGACGGCGAGCGCTTCCCCATCGGTGAACTCGAGGTCGAGGTGATGCACACCCCCGGGCACACCCCGGCCTGCCTCACCTACGTGATCGGCGCCGACGCCTTCGTCGGCGACACGCTGTTCATGCCCGACTTCGGCACCGCCCGCTGCGACTTCCCCGGCGGCGACGCGGCCACCCTGTACCGCTCCATCCGCAAGGTGCTGGCGCTGCCGCCCGAGACCCGACTGCACCTGTGTCACGACTATCCGCCCGAAGGGCGCGAGGCCCGCTGGGTATGCACCGTGGCCGAGCAGCGCGCCGGCAACATCCACCTCCACGACGGCGTCTCGGAGGCCGATTTCGTCGCCCTGCGCACCGCGCGCGACGCCACCCTGGAGATGCCACGGCTGATCCTGCCCTCGGTGCAGGTGAACGTGCGTGCCGGCAACCCGCCGCCGCCCGAGGCCAACGGCGTGAGCTACCTCAAGCTGCCGCTGAACCTGCTCTGA
- a CDS encoding sulfite exporter TauE/SafE family protein, whose product MNETLILAGVLGSAIGAVLGLTGAGGGVLAMPALIMGLGMSLPEAVPVSLAAVSLAAATGAVVGLRRGVVRYRAAGLMALLGVLSAPVGLWLGHRLPQPMLTTVFCALMLYIAVRMLRKPARPADADGPHEARNCMLDPATGRFRWNTRCSATLGLIGCTAGLFTGMLGVGGGFLIVPAFRQFSDLSMQAASATSLAVIALVAAITASGSLIHGGGIGTDGLAFIATTTLGLLLARRVGARLSERTLQRLLGGVILTVALAWLARQYL is encoded by the coding sequence ATGAACGAGACCCTGATCCTCGCCGGTGTGCTCGGCAGCGCCATCGGCGCGGTGCTCGGGCTCACCGGCGCCGGCGGTGGCGTGCTGGCCATGCCGGCGCTGATCATGGGCTTGGGCATGAGCCTGCCCGAGGCGGTGCCGGTCTCGCTCGCCGCGGTATCGCTGGCGGCCGCCACCGGGGCCGTCGTCGGCCTGCGCCGGGGCGTCGTGCGCTACCGGGCCGCCGGGCTCATGGCGCTGCTGGGGGTGCTCAGTGCTCCGGTGGGCCTTTGGCTGGGGCATCGGCTGCCGCAACCGATGCTCACCACCGTGTTCTGCGCGCTCATGCTCTACATCGCCGTGCGCATGCTGCGCAAACCCGCCCGCCCGGCCGATGCCGACGGACCGCACGAGGCGCGCAACTGCATGCTCGACCCGGCCACCGGGCGCTTCCGCTGGAATACCCGCTGCTCGGCCACGCTGGGGCTCATCGGCTGTACCGCCGGGCTGTTCACCGGCATGCTCGGGGTCGGCGGCGGCTTTCTCATCGTGCCCGCCTTTCGCCAGTTCTCCGACCTGTCGATGCAGGCGGCCAGCGCCACCTCGCTGGCGGTCATCGCCCTGGTGGCGGCCATCACCGCCTCGGGCAGCCTGATCCACGGCGGCGGCATCGGTACCGACGGCCTGGCCTTCATCGCCACCACCACGCTCGGCCTGCTGCTGGCGCGCCGTGTCGGCGCGCGCCTGTCCGAGCGCACCCTGCAGCGGCTCCTCGGCGGGGTGATCCTCACCGTGGCCCTCGCCTGGCTGGCGCGCCAGTATCTTTGA
- a CDS encoding slipin family protein — MTLDTLTGIAPVIVILIALLAAAIKILREYERGVVFTLGRFTSVKGPGLIILIPGLQQMVRVDLRVVTMDVPSQDVISRDNVSVKVNAVVYFRVVDPQKAIIAVEDYLMATGQLAQTTLRAVLGKHELDEMLTERDRLNMDVQKILDAQTDAWGIKVANVEIKHVDIDESMIRAIARQAEAERERRAKIIHAEGEKQAAVALLDAAKMLSQAPAAMQLRYLQTLTQVANDRSNTIVFPMPGDLLEGLMAKRAAPAGEPKP, encoded by the coding sequence ATGACCCTCGACACCCTCACCGGCATTGCGCCGGTCATCGTCATCCTCATCGCCCTGCTCGCCGCCGCGATCAAGATCCTGCGCGAATACGAGCGCGGCGTGGTGTTCACCCTCGGGCGCTTCACCAGCGTCAAGGGCCCGGGACTGATCATCCTCATCCCCGGCCTGCAGCAGATGGTGCGGGTGGACCTGCGCGTGGTGACCATGGACGTGCCCAGCCAGGACGTGATCTCGCGCGACAACGTGTCGGTGAAGGTCAATGCGGTGGTGTATTTCCGCGTGGTCGATCCACAGAAGGCGATCATCGCGGTGGAGGACTACCTCATGGCCACCGGCCAGCTCGCCCAGACCACCCTGCGCGCGGTGCTCGGCAAGCACGAGCTGGACGAGATGCTCACCGAGCGCGACCGGCTCAACATGGACGTGCAGAAGATCCTCGACGCCCAGACCGACGCCTGGGGCATCAAGGTCGCCAACGTGGAGATCAAGCATGTGGACATCGACGAGTCGATGATCCGCGCCATCGCCCGCCAGGCCGAGGCCGAGCGCGAACGGCGCGCCAAGATCATCCACGCCGAGGGCGAGAAGCAGGCCGCGGTGGCCCTGCTCGACGCCGCCAAGATGCTCTCCCAGGCCCCCGCCGCCATGCAGCTGCGCTACCTGCAGACCCTCACCCAGGTGGCCAACGACCGCAGCAACACCATCGTCTTCCCCATGCCCGGCGATCTGCTCGAAGGCCTGATGGCCAAGCGCGCGGCCCCGGCGGGTGAGCCCAAACCGTAG